A genomic stretch from Oncorhynchus tshawytscha isolate Ot180627B linkage group LG07, Otsh_v2.0, whole genome shotgun sequence includes:
- the LOC112246219 gene encoding Krueppel-like factor 15, with amino-acid sequence MVDNFLVSGEETFLTYDSAPSVYHLSDMVTDAGTYQVMPSPFSEDDLSESSSPRSCSSPDSQVLSSSYGSSSSAESSDSILDFLLSQTSLGGAGTAVAIPMSLPTSLWDSQRDEPSHPHPEALKEESVDFSVWSLVDMEQSSFQPTLEEIEEFLEENMEVVSSMKQEAREGALGLGLEEIMGLGVGLEVYRESSSPAPRLEPEAKHSDQTVFTENATTTTETKITPASPAQESTEGLHEDRSKSDSLSSRLGTTESFANRGSSGMPVILQIQPMQIKKEPSSTAPHHPPQVVQPLPQPASDIKIAQLLVNIQGQTFALVPQLLPSTSLNVSSKFVRIAPVPIAAKPLGLGEVLVGVQGQGLHVGGQQFQKNPVADLIKMHKCTFPSCTKMYTKSSHLKAHLRRHTGEKPFACTWPGCGWRFSRSDELSRHRRSHSGIKPYQCPVCEKKFARSDHLSKHIKVHRFPRSRTLRTTN; translated from the exons ATGGTGGATAACTTCCTAGTGAGCGGCGAGGAGACTTTCTTAACTTACGATAGCGCCCCTTCGGTGTATCACCTGTCGGACATGGTGACGGATGCAGGGACCTACCAGGTGATGCCCTCGCCCTTCTCCGAGGATGACCTGAGCGAGTCGTCAAGCCCTCGATCCTGTTCTAGCCCCGACTCCCAAGTGCTCAGCTCCAGCTATGGCAGCAGCTCCAGCGCCGAGAGTTCAGACAGCATCCTGGACTTCCTGCTGTCCCAGACCTCCCTAGGCGGAGCAGGGACTGCGGTGGCCATCCCCATGTCACTGCCCACCTCTCTGTGGGACTCACAGAGGGATGAGCCATCCCACCCCCATCCAGAGGCCTTGAAGGAGGAGAGTGTGGACTTCTCTGTCTGGTCCTTGGTGGACATGGAGCAGTCATCCTTCCAGCCCACattggaggagatagaggagttcCTGGAGGAGAACATGGAGGTGGTGTCATCCATGAAGCAGGAGGCCCGGGAGGGGGCGCTGGGGCTGGGTCTGGAGGAGATCATGGGGTTGGGGGTGGGACTGGAGGTGTACAGGGAGTCCTCATCCCCAGCGCCAAGGCTGGAGCCCGAGGCCAAGCATTCAGACCAAACTGTGTTTACCGAgaatgccaccaccaccaccgagACCAAAATCACACCGGCCTCGCCGGCACAGGAGTCCACAGAAGGTCTGCACGAAGACAGGTCCAAGAGTGATTCATTATCCAGCAGGCTTGGGACAACAGAGAGCTTTGCAAACCGTGGCAGCAGTGGGATGCCGGTCATCCTGCAGATCCAGCCCATGCAGATCAAAAAGGAACCCAGTTCCACGGCTCCTCATCATCCTCCCCAAGTCGTCCAGCCTCTCCCTCAGCCGGCATCAGACATCAAAATTGCCCAGCTGCTGGTCAACATCCAGGGGCAGACCTTCGCCCTGGTTCCCCAGCTGCTGCCCTCCACCAGCCTTAATGTCTCCTCCAAGTTTGTGCGCATCGCTCCAGTGCCCATTGCAGCCAAGCCCTTGGGCCTCGGGGAGGTGCTGGTTGGGGTCCAGGGCCAAGGGCTCCATGTGGGGGGTCAGCAGTTTCAGAAGAACCCTGTGGCGGACCTCATCAAAATGCACAAATGCACTTTCCCCAGCTGTACCAAGATGTACACCAAGAGCAGCCACCTGAAAGCTCACCTCCGgagacacacaggggagaagccctTCGCCTGCACCTGGCCAGGCTGTGGATGGAG GTTCTCGAGGTCAGATGAGCTGTCGCGACACCGGCGGTCCCACTCAGGGATCAAGCCCTACCAGTGTCCAGTGTGTGAGAAGAAATTTGCCCGCAGTGACCATCTGTCAAAACACATCAAAGTCCACCGCTTTCCGCGAAGCCGGACACTGCGCACAACAAACTGA